One Vidua chalybeata isolate OUT-0048 chromosome 13, bVidCha1 merged haplotype, whole genome shotgun sequence genomic window carries:
- the RAMAC gene encoding RNA guanine-N7 methyltransferase activating subunit isoform X2 has protein sequence MTSLADMPPNYEMMFAHRFTSDDEEYQEYLKRPADPPPIVEEWRNRSGGNQRNRDRFQDGRYFRGDRYNWQGDYRSNQRPDRGWGNNYQQHRQGQSYSSHYGQYGYNSYNPGPRYHPY, from the exons ATGACTTCCTTGGCTGACATGCCTCCAAATTATGAAATGATGTTTGCTCATCGATTCACATCGGACGATGAAGAATACCAAGAATACCTAAAACGCCCTGCAGATCCCCCTCCTATAGTTGAAGAATGGAGAAACAGATCTGGTGGCAACCAGAGAAACAGAGATCG GTTTCAAGATGGCAGATATTTTAGAGGAGACAGATACAACTGGCAAGGTGACTACAGATCTAATCAGAGGCCAGACAGAGGCTGGGGTAACAActaccagcagcacaggcaagGACAATCCTACTCATCCCACTACGGACAATATGGCTACAACTCCTACAACCCGGGGCCTCGTTACCATCCCTACTGA
- the RAMAC gene encoding RNA guanine-N7 methyltransferase activating subunit isoform X1 has product MFKVFRMTSLADMPPNYEMMFAHRFTSDDEEYQEYLKRPADPPPIVEEWRNRSGGNQRNRDRFQDGRYFRGDRYNWQGDYRSNQRPDRGWGNNYQQHRQGQSYSSHYGQYGYNSYNPGPRYHPY; this is encoded by the exons ATGTTTAAAGTTTTCAGAATGACTTCCTTGGCTGACATGCCTCCAAATTATGAAATGATGTTTGCTCATCGATTCACATCGGACGATGAAGAATACCAAGAATACCTAAAACGCCCTGCAGATCCCCCTCCTATAGTTGAAGAATGGAGAAACAGATCTGGTGGCAACCAGAGAAACAGAGATCG GTTTCAAGATGGCAGATATTTTAGAGGAGACAGATACAACTGGCAAGGTGACTACAGATCTAATCAGAGGCCAGACAGAGGCTGGGGTAACAActaccagcagcacaggcaagGACAATCCTACTCATCCCACTACGGACAATATGGCTACAACTCCTACAACCCGGGGCCTCGTTACCATCCCTACTGA